In one Serinus canaria isolate serCan28SL12 chromosome 2, serCan2020, whole genome shotgun sequence genomic region, the following are encoded:
- the LOC103812992 gene encoding prolactin-releasing peptide gives MWHPISWTPRAQWSSNHLKLVTVYVLMLLVSLSFASGQSRPFKHQIDNRSPEIDPFWYVGRGVRPIGRFGKRQLRSSHGSLSPVSRHLDFILNALWEQKSLDTEDSDW, from the exons ATGTGGCATCCAATCTCCTGGACACCACGTGCCCAGTGGTCATCCAACCATTTAAAGCTAGTCACTGTCTATGTCCTGATGCTCTTGGTGTCGCTCAGCTTTGCCTCGGGACAGAGCAGACCATTTAAACACCAGATAGACAACAGAA GTCCTGAGATCGACCCTTTTTGGTATGTGGGCCGTGGTGTTCGCCCCATCGGTCGCtttgggaagaggcagctgagaAGCAGCCATGGCAGCCTGAGCCCTGTGAGCAGACACCTGGATTTCATCTTGAATGCTTTGTGGGAGCAAAAATCATTGGACACAGAGGACAGTGACTGGTGA